CATCGAAGGCGTGGGATTATGTCAAGGGCACAGAGGTGGATCTCTATCCGCAGTCGACGATTCAGATGAACGATCTTCGTGCGAATCTGATGAACAAGCGGATCAAAGGCAAAACTGCCACGGTCAAGGCGATTTACGACAGCAAAAACATCGCCTTTTTACTGGAGTGGCCCGACGGTACCCGCAGCATCCAGCAGGGGTACCGCTCCGATGTCTATGGCGACGGATTCGCGGTTCAGCTCCCCGTCAATTTCGATGATCCGAAAAAGCTTCCCTATATCGGAATGGGAAGCGAAGGACGGCCTGTCGTGATTCATTTGCAAAAAGCGGTACAACCGATCTTCGAACCCAATGGAAAGGGCGATGTCGGAATGCAGCAGAATGTGCTGAGCAAAAACGCCTTCGGGAAGGATGCCGGAGCGTATCAGGACAAAGTGGCATCGCTGGCCGTCAAAGATTATCAGCGATCCTTCGTTTCCGAAGGCTTCCGCTCGATGACCGAAATCAAAGACAGCAGCGAGAAGTTCGATGCCGATATGAAATACGGCAACAAGCACTGGAAGGGAACGCTGATTAGACCGTTGAACGATGTCTATCTGCATCTGGACAAAGGGGGCGCTTTCCCCGTCGCTTTTGCAACATGGGACGGAGCCCGAATGAACCGGGACGGCCTGAAGCTGCTTTCCGGATGGGTTCCGGTGAAACTGGAGGGCCAGACGGGCGGTGACGCCTTGGTCGAGGAGTTGACGGCAAAACCGAAAGGGAATGCCGAAAACGGCAAAAACCTTGTGATGCAAAACGGCTGTATGGGATGCCACTATATTCCGGGCATGAGTATGCCGGGCTTCATGGCACCCAATCTCAACAATGTCGGCGGCCAGGCGACGGCGGCCTATATCCGTGAATCGATCGTCGATCCCAATGCGGTCATCGTTCCCGGATACAATCGCAACGCCCATCCCAACACGCCGTGGTACAATGTGGTGGACGGCAAGCGACAATCCACAATGCCGCCCTATCCTCTGGATGACAAGAGCCTGGACGATATGGTCGCTTACCTGAAAACCCTCAAAGTGGAGGTGGAAAAATGAAAAAGCTTCTGATAATGCTGCTCGGTTTCGGCCTGGCGGCAGCCATGGCCGGGAACGAAGGGTTCGAAAAGAAAGGTTTTCTGACGACCAAATGGTGTGTGCAGAACGACATGTTCAAGGATTGCCGTCTCGAAACGGCGGTATGCGGCTATGAGGGTTGTTATGAAAAGTGGAAATTCGGAGACAAAATCAAAGAGGAGATGGTACTTTACGTTCATGACGACGGCAAATACTACCGGGTGGACCTGGGCAATCTCAAGCGAAGCGAACTCGACGAGGCGATGAACCGCAACGAAGTGACACTGATCGGCAGCTATGACAAGAAGAGAAATCTCATTCATGTTAAAGAGTTCAAGGCCCCTCCTCCTCCGAAAAAATCCTTCTTCAAAGGATGCCTCTAATTTTTCCGCCCTTCGGGGAGAAAAACAATATTTGTACCAAATCCCTTCCCGGGATTTGGAATGCGGGCAATGACCAATCCGTTTGATGAAGCGGAATACAAATTGTCAAAAAACAGATAGGTGATTGTCCTTTTTTTCTGCTATCATTTTCTACGATTTTCTCAAGGAATTTTCATATGGACGACAAAACAAGACTCTATATCTACGCTTTTTTATCCCGTGTTTTTACAGAGGAGCTCGACGCCAAGGCACTCGAAGACCTCAGAAACAGCGAATCATTGCTGGAGACCATCGGCGAAGAGACGCACGAATGGTTCCGCACCACCGACGAAGTGGCACTGGCGGAGGCTCTCAATGTGGACTACAACTCGCTTTTTGGGATCAACAACCACCCGATCGAATCGGCCGTGATGGACAGCAAAAACGAGATTCTCGTAGGATTGCAAAACCCCGTGATGCAGTTTTATTTCAGCCATGGGTACGATTTGAATCTGGAGAGTTCCAAGCTCTACGTGCCCGACCACGCCGGCATCGAATTTGGCTTCATGCAGAGCATGATCAGTGCCGGTGACAAAAAAGCGCAAGCGGAGTTTCTGCATAAACATCTGGTACAGTGGATCGTCCCCTTCCTTGTTGCGGTCAAGCCAATGGCAGATACACCTTTTTACCGGGATCTGTGTGATTTCACGATCGAATTTCTGCTGTCGGACTATTCCCAGCTGGTCGATGAGGTAGGAGAGGTCGATGCGTAACGAGGCAATGACCGAAGGAAATCTTTTCAAGTTCGACTACTTCAAGTGCCTGCGCAGCGACTATGCAAAAAACGAGTGCACTATCTGCATCGATCTGTGTCCCGAAGAGGCGATGGTTTTCGACCGGAAAAAACTGACTCTCGATACCGAGAGATGTACGGCTTGTGCCGCCTGTGTGGGAAGCTGTCCGACCGAAGCGCTCGCCAGCGAGGTTTTCGACCCCAACCGGTTCTCTCTGGAGTTTGCCTCGCAGCAGAAGCCGCTCATCTCATGCAAGGAGAATGTCCCCTGTCTCTCGGCACTTTCGAGCGAACATTTTATCGCCATCGCGCTTCGCAAAGAGGGTGGAGTGGAGTGCGACCTGTCCCATTGCGCGGAGTGTTCCGTCAACAAGGATGGCAAAGTGCTTGCCTCCATCGAAGCCTCCATCGCCGAAGCCAACAGGTTTTTGGAAATGTTTGGTTTTGAACGCCTAGTTTCGATGCGTCACGAAGCCCAGGAGAACGCGCCCGATGCCGGACGCCGGATGCTTTTTAAAAAACTTGCCAATGCGGTGAAAGAGGCGGGTGAAGAGGATGGGATGAGGGAGTTGATCCATCTGAACGATGAAAAACAGCCGCTGAAGCGCATTCTTTTGAAAAACGCTCTTAAAAAAGTTTCGGAGAGTTTCCCAAAAGAGACGACGCGGGAAGCTGCGTTCTCTTTTGTGGTGGGCAAGAAGATCGACGCGATAAGCTGCAACAACTGCCAGGAGTGCGCCATGTTCTGCCCCACCGATGCGCTTTCGATTCTGAAGGACAATACCGGCATCCTGTTTCAAATGGGCAAATGCATCGCCTGCGGCATATGCAACGACGTCTGTCAGCCCCGATCGATCACCGACGACAACAGCTTTGACCTCGTCGATTTCGCATTCGATAGAATGCAGATTTTGGTGAAACATCGGCTGGAGATATGCGAAGAGTGCAAGGTGGCATTTTCCTATCACGGCGGCGAGAAGGTGTGTGATAGGTGCAAAGAGTTCAAAGAAAATTTCTCCGACCTCTTTACGATGGCCAAAGACCTGGAGTAGAGGCTCTCAAAACTTTCTATTTTTCGCACTCAACCGAAAGGGGGCTGTGCCTTTGTGGTGATTTTCAGAATGAGCTGCCGTCTGCGCCCTCTATCGCCTCTAGCCAGGCTTTCCCCTCCTCTTCCGGCTCATTTTTACTGGGTATCGCCGGTTCTTTTAGTTACTTTCCACCCTTTTTCTTATAGGCTTCGGCCATCTCCAGAGCTTTTTTCCACGCTTTGGTCCCCAATTTTTTCGCTTCGGCCGTCAATTGGTCTTTGATCTCCGCACCTTTGAGGGCGGCCTCTTTGGCCAGCGTCGCCATCTTCTGTTTGGCCACATCTATCGTTTCTGCGCTGATGCGCTTGAGTTCGGCGAACTGGTCACCCAGGATGTCGGCAGACTCTTTGAGGATTTTGCCGATAAAAGGGGAACTTTTGGATGCGACATGGTCGATGATTTCACGGTAGAGTTCGTCGCTTCGCGAGAGCATGGCGACCAGCTCGTCCCAGTTGGTCACATGGCCCAGCCGAATCTCTTCGGGGGCGAACTGCAACTGCTCCTTGAGTTGGCGGACAGTGGCGATGAGAGCGTCGTTGATACCGTAGACGGTCCCTCGGATGATCGTTTCGGCATTGGTGGGGGTCGCTTCGGCCAGTTCGGACGCTTTCATGAGAATGGTGCCAAGAATGGCGCGGATGCGTGCCGCGCTCAAGAGTCCTTCGCTGAGGGCTTTGTGGGTAATCTGGCGAATCACTTCCCGAATGGAGCTTTCGACCGTTTCGGCCTCTTCCAGTGCCGCGACGAGTGCCGCTTCGACCGTTTCATTGAGAATACCGAGCCCTTCGACATGCTCCAGTTCCGTATTTTCAAGCGCTTCCTGCCAGATTTTCCGATCATGAGACACCAGCTTTGCTCCTGCTGTTTCGATACCGTTGAAGAGCTCGCGCAGACTTCGCTGCAACTCCTCCTCTTCGGTGCTCAGATGGCGCTGCAGGCGGTCGATTTCGACGATGAGTCGTTCAATCTCCTTCTCTTTCGGTTTCTGTACCGTATCGACGAGTGTTTCGAAGGCGTACTGCAGTATCTCCTCCCGTGCCGCTCCCATCTGCGTCAATTCCCTATGCAGCGACGCCGCTATCGATTCGCTCAGGCTTTGGGGGGACATGCCGGGATGGGTATGCACCGCCGTTTCGATCGCTTTCGCGATGCCCTCCTTCAACGCCGCCTCTTCATCTTTGCCGGAGCGAAGGGCCTTTTCGTAATAGAGTGTTATTTCAAGTTCCATCTCTTCCCTTTCTAAAGAACCATTCTCAGATCATTGTGCGTTTTGAGCTGGCGAAAAATCTCCGTTCGGTCATCCTCGTTATGGACGATGGTCTTGACTTCGTAGCTGTAATAGCTCCCCTTCTTCGACGTTTTGGAAAATGTACAGGTATGGGGGCGTTCGCC
This genomic interval from Hydrogenimonas urashimensis contains the following:
- a CDS encoding HP0495 family protein, whose amino-acid sequence is MEIINAMDRKVEIVYPCEWKYKVIGHRKEEILEAVKSVMGERPHTCTFSKTSKKGSYYSYEVKTIVHNEDDRTEIFRQLKTHNDLRMVL
- a CDS encoding ethylbenzene dehydrogenase-related protein; amino-acid sequence: MNKLLSAAVAVAVAATVVSAQNAIVAQKTSRDVTHLTPTSKAWDYVKGTEVDLYPQSTIQMNDLRANLMNKRIKGKTATVKAIYDSKNIAFLLEWPDGTRSIQQGYRSDVYGDGFAVQLPVNFDDPKKLPYIGMGSEGRPVVIHLQKAVQPIFEPNGKGDVGMQQNVLSKNAFGKDAGAYQDKVASLAVKDYQRSFVSEGFRSMTEIKDSSEKFDADMKYGNKHWKGTLIRPLNDVYLHLDKGGAFPVAFATWDGARMNRDGLKLLSGWVPVKLEGQTGGDALVEELTAKPKGNAENGKNLVMQNGCMGCHYIPGMSMPGFMAPNLNNVGGQATAAYIRESIVDPNAVIVPGYNRNAHPNTPWYNVVDGKRQSTMPPYPLDDKSLDDMVAYLKTLKVEVEK
- a CDS encoding 4Fe-4S binding protein, which codes for MRNEAMTEGNLFKFDYFKCLRSDYAKNECTICIDLCPEEAMVFDRKKLTLDTERCTACAACVGSCPTEALASEVFDPNRFSLEFASQQKPLISCKENVPCLSALSSEHFIAIALRKEGGVECDLSHCAECSVNKDGKVLASIEASIAEANRFLEMFGFERLVSMRHEAQENAPDAGRRMLFKKLANAVKEAGEEDGMRELIHLNDEKQPLKRILLKNALKKVSESFPKETTREAAFSFVVGKKIDAISCNNCQECAMFCPTDALSILKDNTGILFQMGKCIACGICNDVCQPRSITDDNSFDLVDFAFDRMQILVKHRLEICEECKVAFSYHGGEKVCDRCKEFKENFSDLFTMAKDLE
- a CDS encoding TorD/DmsD family molecular chaperone, whose protein sequence is MDDKTRLYIYAFLSRVFTEELDAKALEDLRNSESLLETIGEETHEWFRTTDEVALAEALNVDYNSLFGINNHPIESAVMDSKNEILVGLQNPVMQFYFSHGYDLNLESSKLYVPDHAGIEFGFMQSMISAGDKKAQAEFLHKHLVQWIVPFLVAVKPMADTPFYRDLCDFTIEFLLSDYSQLVDEVGEVDA
- a CDS encoding DUF6781 family protein, which codes for MELEITLYYEKALRSGKDEEAALKEGIAKAIETAVHTHPGMSPQSLSESIAASLHRELTQMGAAREEILQYAFETLVDTVQKPKEKEIERLIVEIDRLQRHLSTEEEELQRSLRELFNGIETAGAKLVSHDRKIWQEALENTELEHVEGLGILNETVEAALVAALEEAETVESSIREVIRQITHKALSEGLLSAARIRAILGTILMKASELAEATPTNAETIIRGTVYGINDALIATVRQLKEQLQFAPEEIRLGHVTNWDELVAMLSRSDELYREIIDHVASKSSPFIGKILKESADILGDQFAELKRISAETIDVAKQKMATLAKEAALKGAEIKDQLTAEAKKLGTKAWKKALEMAEAYKKKGGK